In Ailuropoda melanoleuca isolate Jingjing chromosome 11, ASM200744v2, whole genome shotgun sequence, a genomic segment contains:
- the NAA11 gene encoding LOW QUALITY PROTEIN: N-alpha-acetyltransferase 11 (The sequence of the model RefSeq protein was modified relative to this genomic sequence to represent the inferred CDS: substituted 1 base at 1 genomic stop codon) translates to MNIRNARPDDLINMQHCNLLCLPENYQMKYYFYHGLSWPQLSYIAEDEDRKIVGYVLAKMEEDPDDVPHGHITSLAVKRSHRRLGLAQKLMDQAMIENFSAKYVSLHVRKSNRAALHLYSNTLNFLVSEVEPKYYADGEDAYAMKRDLSQMANELRRQLELKKGGYVVLGSRENRETQGSTLPSSXEDGQEKKNPAADDSGNDSKEPSESAESTDVQNSSEDSDSTS, encoded by the coding sequence ATGAACATCCGCAATGCTCGGCCAGACGACCTGATTAACATGCAGCACTGTaaccttctctgtcttcctgagAACTACCAGATGAAATACTATTTCTACCATGGCCTTTCCTGGCCCCAGCTTTCTTACATTGCTGAAGACGAGGACAGGAAGATTGTGGGTTACGTCCTGGCCAAAATGGAGGAGGACCCAGATGACGTCCCCCATGGACATATCACCTCGCTGGCCGTGAAGCGTTCACACCGGCGCCTGGGTCTGGCGCAGAAGCTAATGGACCAGGCCATGATAGAGAACTTTAGCGCCAAGTACGTGTCCCTGCACGTCAGGAAGAGTAACCGAGCAGCTTTGCACCTGTATTCTAACACCCTCAACTTTTTGGTTAGTGAGGTGGAACCCAAATACTATGCAGATGGGGAAGATGCTTATGCTATGAAGCGGGATCTCTCGCAGATGGCAAATGAGCTGAGAAGGCAGCTGGAGCTGAAGAAGGGCGGGTATGTGGTGCTGGGCTCCAGGGAAAACCGGGAAACCCAAGGAAGCACGCTTCCTAGTTCCTAAGAGGATGGTCAGGAGAAAAAGAACCCCGCTGCTGACGATAGTGGCAACGACAGCAAGGAACCCAGCGAGTCCGCGGAGAGCACCGATGTCCAGAACAGCTCAGAAGATTCAGATTCCACCTCCTAG